In the genome of Propionispora hippei DSM 15287, the window GACTGGGGATCTATCCTGGGCAATCTCTTGATCTTCTTCGGCGACAGAGTAAAGATTACTCTGTAATTCAGCTCTCGACCTTATCCTGACATTTGGACTTTACACAAAATTTTACGCGCTACCTAAAAGATCGCCGATTGGCGATCTTTTTGTATACTTTTATTTGTGTTAAAACAAAATTACATTCTCTTTTAAAGAAGGGTTTCTTATGTCGATAACCAAGCGGTATGGATTGTTTGTTTGCGGTCTTTTTTTTGTATCTTTAGGCATCACTTGTATTATTAAAAGCATGCTTGGCACCGCGCCCATTTCCAGTGCCCCTTATATTTTAAGTTTGCGCTATCCTGTTTCGCTGGGGGCATTTACCTTTATCATTAATATGGTGTTTTTGCTTGGGCAAATAATCATTTTGCGTCGCCAATTTCCCTATATTCAACTGTTGCAAATTCCCATGACAGGCCTGTTTGGCTGTTTTATTGATTTTACGATGTTCCTGCTTAGCAATGTGGCTCCGGCCATGTACCTAGGGAAAATGATTGCTTTATTGCTGGGAATCTGTAGTATGGCATTTGGCATCGCTTTAGAGATTATCGGCAATGTTGTTATTTTGCCAGGTGAGGGGATTGTTAAGGCTATTGCCACACATTGGAATTTTGAATTTGGCTATACCAAGACCTGCTTCGACACCAGTATCGTTCTTTTGGCCGGTTTATTATCCTGGCTTTACTTTGGTGAGCTGCGGGGTATCCGTGAGGGTACTTTGCTTTCGGCGTTGCTTACAGGTTCTGTAGTACGATTTTTCTTAAAGCATGTAAGCTACGAAAAACAAAATGATGGCAGGTTGAAGGCAAGTGGTCAATAAGATGGCAGTGAACTATTTCTTTACCGGGAATTCTTGGGATAGGGTAGAAGATAGCAGCATTGATCAGATAAATAATAAAGGTGTTGTCGACGTCTTGCTAGACGCTGACAGCACCTTTTTATGCTTGCTTATTTTGTCAAATGGAACGGAATGGTGGTTACGATAACGTTTTCTTTTAGAATCAGCAGGGTTCGCAAAATCCAGCCTGTCTGATTGTGGAGGAGCCGGTGCCACCATTTACGGGTTTCAAATTCTGGGATGAGCACGGTGATATAGTCGTTGGGGCCTTTTTTCTCTGCCAGTTCGCTCACGTAGTCGATTAGCGGCTGGATGACTAAGCGGTAAG includes:
- a CDS encoding YczE/YyaS/YitT family protein yields the protein MSITKRYGLFVCGLFFVSLGITCIIKSMLGTAPISSAPYILSLRYPVSLGAFTFIINMVFLLGQIIILRRQFPYIQLLQIPMTGLFGCFIDFTMFLLSNVAPAMYLGKMIALLLGICSMAFGIALEIIGNVVILPGEGIVKAIATHWNFEFGYTKTCFDTSIVLLAGLLSWLYFGELRGIREGTLLSALLTGSVVRFFLKHVSYEKQNDGRLKASGQ